The following are encoded together in the Streptomyces sp. NBC_00358 genome:
- a CDS encoding acyl-CoA dehydrogenase family protein, with protein sequence MDFTFTEEQQAAVEAAKAVFAGVSPDGVPSPALTAGAVAEDFDRALWARLADADLLSLLLDEESGGAGLDAVALCLVLRESAKVLARVPLLESSAATAAVQRYGGEELRAELPARAGRGELVLTVAANGRTGHDPAELAVTARRDGEAWVLDGVQTAVPWAHGADFVVVPAHTDTGRTVLALVPREHEGAVIAEQISTTGERLGELRLESTRIASRNVVDTPGAWEWLRDLLVTGTCALALGLGEKVLRMTSEYTGKREQFGFPVATFQAVAVQAADRYIDLRAMEATLWQAAWRISTGAAGALPACGDVAVAKIWASEGVRRVVQTAQHLHGGFGADTDYSLHRYHAWAKQLELSLGPAAAHEEALGDLLAAHPLG encoded by the coding sequence GTGGACTTCACCTTCACCGAGGAGCAGCAGGCGGCGGTCGAGGCGGCGAAGGCGGTGTTCGCCGGAGTCTCCCCGGACGGCGTGCCCAGTCCCGCGCTCACCGCGGGCGCCGTCGCCGAGGACTTCGACCGGGCCCTGTGGGCACGGCTCGCCGACGCGGATCTGCTGAGCCTGCTGCTCGACGAGGAGTCCGGCGGGGCGGGCCTCGACGCGGTCGCACTGTGTCTGGTGCTGCGGGAGTCTGCGAAAGTGCTGGCACGGGTGCCGCTGCTGGAGAGCAGCGCGGCGACGGCGGCCGTACAGCGGTACGGCGGCGAGGAACTGCGGGCGGAGCTGCCGGCGCGGGCCGGCCGGGGCGAACTCGTGCTGACCGTCGCCGCCAACGGCAGGACCGGCCACGACCCGGCCGAACTCGCGGTGACAGCGCGCCGGGACGGCGAGGCGTGGGTGCTGGACGGCGTACAGACGGCGGTTCCCTGGGCCCACGGCGCCGACTTCGTCGTCGTCCCCGCGCACACGGACACCGGCCGGACCGTGCTCGCCCTGGTTCCCCGCGAGCACGAAGGGGCCGTGATCGCCGAGCAGATCTCCACGACCGGTGAGCGGCTCGGTGAGCTGCGGCTGGAGTCCACCCGGATCGCCTCCAGGAACGTGGTCGACACACCGGGCGCATGGGAGTGGCTGCGCGACCTGCTGGTCACCGGCACCTGTGCACTGGCGCTCGGACTCGGGGAGAAGGTCCTCCGGATGACGAGCGAATACACGGGCAAGCGGGAGCAGTTCGGGTTCCCGGTCGCCACGTTCCAGGCGGTCGCCGTGCAGGCCGCCGACCGCTATATCGACCTGCGTGCGATGGAGGCCACCCTCTGGCAGGCGGCCTGGCGGATCAGCACGGGCGCCGCGGGCGCGCTCCCGGCCTGCGGTGACGTCGCCGTCGCCAAGATCTGGGCATCGGAGGGGGTACGCCGGGTCGTGCAGACCGCACAGCATCTGCACGGAGGGTTCGGCGCCGACACCGACTACTCACTGCACCGGTACCACGCCTGGGCCAAGCAACTGGAACTGTCGCTCGGCCCGGCGGCGGCACACGAGGAGGCCCTGGGCGATCTGCTGGCGGCGCACCCCCTGGGGTGA
- a CDS encoding TrmH family RNA methyltransferase, with product MTDPVRAWRQLADESVLLDGFHALKHAVRFGARVPVAVTTDRDAVLALADELAPDVRAVLDELLTEVAEAAFTALVPRPHPTSVAALAVRPSRAVNLETLARTPRTTPVVVLDNPRNLGNAGAVIRLAAGFGATGVVTTGTLDPWHPTVVRGGAGLHFATAVERLTVDELPPGPVFALDPEGQDIRGSKLPDDALLAFGSERNGLSAELRARADHLVSLPMRPQVSSYNLATSVAMTLFHWSATGGAPA from the coding sequence ATGACCGACCCGGTACGCGCCTGGCGCCAGCTCGCCGACGAATCCGTCCTGCTCGACGGCTTCCACGCCCTCAAGCACGCGGTGCGCTTCGGAGCACGCGTCCCGGTCGCCGTCACGACCGACCGGGACGCGGTCCTCGCGCTGGCCGACGAACTCGCTCCCGACGTACGCGCCGTTCTCGACGAGCTGCTGACCGAGGTCGCGGAGGCGGCGTTCACGGCCCTGGTGCCGCGTCCGCACCCCACCTCGGTGGCCGCTCTCGCCGTACGGCCCTCACGCGCCGTCAACCTGGAGACGCTGGCCCGTACGCCCCGCACGACGCCGGTGGTCGTCCTCGACAATCCGCGCAACCTCGGCAACGCCGGCGCCGTGATCCGGCTCGCCGCGGGCTTCGGCGCGACCGGAGTGGTCACGACGGGCACGCTCGACCCCTGGCACCCCACGGTCGTCCGCGGCGGGGCCGGCCTGCACTTCGCGACCGCCGTGGAGCGCCTGACGGTGGACGAACTGCCGCCGGGACCGGTGTTCGCGCTCGACCCGGAGGGCCAGGACATCCGCGGGTCCAAGCTTCCCGACGACGCGCTGCTCGCGTTCGGCTCGGAGCGCAACGGTCTTTCGGCCGAACTGCGGGCCCGTGCCGATCACTTGGTGTCCCTGCCGATGCGCCCCCAGGTCTCCAGCTACAACCTCGCGACCAGTGTGGCCATGACGCTGTTCCACTGGAGCGCCACCGGGGGCGCACCCGCGTAG
- a CDS encoding DUF2252 domain-containing protein translates to MAEVFGARGFAVPGFAAWPSKDSPKGEGKALRGRVPRGAHAELLLDADRPDAVTAVEESNRGRLAELTPIRVGRMAATPFAFLRGSAGLMAYDLARTPTTGVNAQICGDAHAANFGLYGDARGGLVIDLNDFDETVYGPWEWDLKRLATSLVLAGREAGADEDTCRAAALDTVGAYRRTMRLLAKLPVLDAWNAIADEELVSHADAHDLLGTLERVSGKARANTSGRFAARSTEAVEGGGRRFVDAAPVLRRVPDEEAAAVAASLDHYLTTLSEDRLPLLARYAVHDVAFRVVGTGSVGTRSYVVLLLDHRGEALVLQVKEARASVLLPHLATAGHPMPQVAHEGRRVVLGQKRMQVVSDILLGWTSVDGLPYQVRQFRNRKGSVDPAALAADHIDDYGRMTGALLARAHSHSADPRLISGYCGKNEELDEAIASFAVAYADRTEADHAALVAAVRGGRIASEAGV, encoded by the coding sequence GTGGCCGAGGTGTTCGGGGCCCGGGGCTTCGCTGTTCCGGGGTTCGCCGCCTGGCCGTCGAAGGACTCGCCCAAGGGAGAGGGAAAGGCGCTGCGCGGGCGCGTACCGCGAGGAGCCCATGCCGAGCTCCTGCTGGACGCCGACCGGCCGGACGCCGTGACCGCGGTCGAGGAGTCCAACAGGGGCCGGCTCGCCGAGCTCACTCCGATACGGGTCGGCAGGATGGCGGCCACGCCCTTCGCGTTCCTGCGCGGCTCCGCGGGCCTCATGGCGTACGACCTGGCCCGAACCCCGACGACCGGTGTCAACGCACAGATCTGCGGTGACGCCCACGCGGCGAACTTCGGTCTGTACGGGGACGCGCGCGGGGGCCTCGTCATCGATCTGAACGACTTCGACGAGACCGTGTACGGCCCCTGGGAATGGGACCTCAAGCGGCTCGCCACCTCCCTCGTGCTCGCGGGCCGGGAGGCCGGGGCGGACGAGGACACCTGTCGTGCCGCCGCGCTCGACACGGTGGGCGCGTACCGCCGCACCATGCGCCTGCTGGCCAAGCTGCCGGTGCTGGACGCGTGGAACGCCATCGCCGACGAGGAACTCGTCTCGCACGCCGACGCCCACGATCTGCTCGGCACGCTGGAGCGAGTCTCCGGGAAGGCGCGGGCCAACACCAGTGGGCGGTTCGCCGCCAGGTCGACGGAGGCCGTGGAGGGCGGCGGCCGCCGGTTCGTGGACGCGGCGCCCGTGCTGCGCCGGGTTCCCGACGAGGAGGCGGCCGCGGTCGCGGCATCCCTGGACCACTATCTGACGACGCTCTCCGAGGACCGCCTCCCCCTGCTGGCCCGCTACGCGGTGCACGACGTCGCCTTCCGGGTCGTCGGTACCGGCAGTGTCGGCACCCGCTCGTACGTCGTGCTGCTCCTGGACCATCGCGGCGAAGCCCTTGTGCTCCAGGTCAAGGAGGCCCGTGCCTCGGTGCTGCTCCCGCACCTCGCGACGGCCGGCCACCCGATGCCCCAGGTGGCTCACGAAGGCCGCCGTGTCGTCCTCGGGCAGAAGCGCATGCAGGTCGTCAGCGACATCCTGCTCGGCTGGACCTCGGTCGACGGCCTTCCCTACCAGGTGCGCCAGTTCCGCAACCGCAAGGGCAGCGTCGACCCCGCCGCCCTGGCCGCCGACCACATCGACGACTACGGCCGTATGACGGGCGCCCTGCTGGCCCGCGCCCACAGCCACAGCGCCGATCCGCGTCTCATCTCCGGCTACTGCGGCAAGAACGAGGAACTGGACGAGGCGATCGCCTCCTTCGCCGTCGCCTACGCGGACCGCACGGAGGCGGACCACGCGGCCCTGGTGGCGGCGGTCCGAGGCGGGCGGATCGCGTCCGAAGCGGGGGTGTGA
- the paaB gene encoding 1,2-phenylacetyl-CoA epoxidase subunit PaaB, whose protein sequence is MTNTDWPLWEVFVRSRRGLSHTHAGSLHAPDAELALRNARDLYTRRGEGVSIWVVPSAAVTASSPDEKDPFFEPSADKPYRHPTFYEIPEGVKHL, encoded by the coding sequence ATGACGAACACCGACTGGCCGCTGTGGGAGGTCTTCGTGCGCTCGCGCCGCGGGCTCTCGCACACCCACGCCGGCAGCCTGCACGCGCCGGACGCCGAGCTGGCCCTGCGCAACGCGCGCGATCTGTACACGCGCCGCGGCGAGGGCGTCTCGATCTGGGTCGTCCCGTCCGCAGCCGTCACGGCCTCCTCGCCCGACGAGAAGGACCCGTTCTTCGAGCCGTCCGCGGACAAGCCGTACCGGCACCCGACGTTCTACGAGATCCCGGAAGGGGTGAAGCACCTGTGA
- the paaA gene encoding 1,2-phenylacetyl-CoA epoxidase subunit PaaA has protein sequence MATASAHHTARTQADEAADEAARTAAYEAVFDAAVAADERIEPRDWMPDAYRSTLVRQIAQHAHSEIIGMQPEANWITRAPSLRRKAILMAKVQDEAGHGLYLYSAAETLGVGRDELLDKLHSGRQKYSSIFNYPTLTWADVGAIGWLVDGAAITNQVPLCRCSYGPYARAMVRVCKEESFHQRQGYELLLALSQGTPEQHAMAQDAVDRWWWPSLMMFGPPDDESSHSAQSMVWKIKRHSNDELRQRFVDIAVPQAESLGLTLPDPDLVWNEERGHHDFGAIDWTEFWEVLKGNGPCNEQRITQRRSAHEEGAWVRDAAAMYADKHTSGTGGSASTTGETGATRA, from the coding sequence ATGGCGACAGCATCAGCGCACCACACGGCCCGCACACAGGCGGACGAAGCCGCCGACGAAGCGGCGCGCACAGCGGCATACGAGGCCGTCTTCGACGCCGCGGTGGCGGCCGACGAACGCATCGAGCCGCGGGACTGGATGCCCGACGCCTACCGGTCCACCCTGGTCCGCCAGATCGCGCAGCACGCCCACTCCGAGATCATCGGCATGCAGCCGGAGGCCAACTGGATCACCCGCGCGCCCTCGCTGCGCCGCAAGGCGATCCTGATGGCGAAGGTCCAGGACGAGGCCGGACACGGCCTGTACCTGTACAGCGCGGCCGAGACCCTCGGCGTCGGCCGGGACGAACTGCTGGACAAGCTGCACTCCGGCCGCCAGAAGTACTCGTCGATCTTCAACTATCCGACGCTGACCTGGGCCGACGTCGGCGCCATCGGCTGGCTCGTGGACGGCGCCGCGATCACCAACCAGGTCCCCCTGTGCCGCTGCTCGTACGGTCCGTACGCGCGCGCGATGGTCCGCGTGTGCAAGGAGGAGTCCTTCCACCAGCGCCAGGGGTACGAGCTGCTGCTGGCCCTGAGCCAGGGCACCCCCGAGCAGCACGCGATGGCACAGGACGCGGTGGACCGCTGGTGGTGGCCCTCCCTGATGATGTTCGGCCCGCCCGACGACGAGTCCTCGCACTCCGCCCAGTCGATGGTGTGGAAGATCAAGCGCCACTCGAACGACGAGCTGCGCCAGCGGTTCGTCGACATAGCCGTACCCCAGGCCGAGTCCCTCGGTCTGACCCTGCCCGACCCCGACCTGGTGTGGAACGAAGAGCGGGGACACCACGACTTCGGCGCCATCGACTGGACGGAGTTCTGGGAGGTCCTCAAGGGCAACGGCCCGTGCAACGAACAGCGGATCACCCAGCGCCGGAGCGCCCACGAGGAGGGCGCGTGGGTCCGGGACGCGGCCGCCATGTACGCGGACAAGCACACGAGCGGGACCGGTGGCTCCGCGAGCACGACCGGTGAGACAGGAGCGACCCGAGCATGA
- a CDS encoding DUF5819 family protein — protein sequence MDANDEGSKPEPGPGAPEGAVPGVARSDGARSDGAASEDAAPDTVTGARTSPDEPATDPRRADGTRADGTRADRTRAEAATLPEHGEIGPEAVPPAESAEPESDATGPAVAAPAGPEMVGPEMVGPEAVGPEAADCPGVEEPAGLAALSLRYQIVAALALAVVAVASCVHLGMVFLHVAPSNTVTRQHGRAIDEWIYPEFEQNWKLFAPNPLQQDIAVQVRALVRTPDGSGRETGWYDLSALDGLAIDGNPLPSHTQQNELRRAWDFYAGTHDAQNRPAGLRGDLSEQYLRRIGVLRLDREHAGGAGAVVERVQFRSLTTDVPPPSWSGEKVSDRPVVRELPWWAVPASDRADAVTEASAR from the coding sequence ATGGACGCGAACGACGAGGGCTCGAAGCCGGAGCCTGGGCCGGGTGCGCCCGAGGGGGCCGTGCCCGGGGTCGCCCGGTCCGACGGCGCCCGGTCCGACGGCGCCGCGTCCGAGGACGCCGCGCCGGACACGGTCACCGGCGCCAGGACGTCCCCCGACGAGCCGGCGACCGACCCTAGGAGGGCCGACGGTACGAGGGCCGACGGCACGAGAGCCGACCGGACGAGGGCCGAGGCGGCCACTCTCCCGGAGCACGGGGAGATCGGGCCGGAGGCTGTCCCGCCAGCGGAGTCGGCGGAGCCGGAGTCCGACGCGACCGGACCTGCGGTGGCCGCTCCCGCGGGGCCCGAGATGGTGGGGCCCGAGATGGTGGGGCCCGAGGCGGTGGGGCCCGAGGCGGCTGATTGTCCGGGGGTCGAGGAGCCCGCGGGGCTGGCCGCGCTCTCGCTCCGCTATCAGATCGTCGCCGCCCTCGCCCTGGCCGTCGTGGCCGTCGCCTCCTGTGTGCACCTCGGGATGGTGTTCCTGCACGTCGCGCCCTCGAACACGGTGACCAGGCAGCACGGCCGCGCGATCGACGAATGGATCTACCCCGAGTTCGAGCAGAACTGGAAGCTCTTCGCCCCCAACCCGTTGCAGCAGGACATCGCGGTCCAGGTCCGCGCCCTGGTCCGTACCCCGGACGGCAGTGGTCGCGAGACCGGCTGGTACGACCTGTCCGCGCTCGACGGACTCGCCATCGACGGGAACCCGCTGCCGAGCCACACCCAGCAGAACGAGCTGCGCCGCGCCTGGGACTTCTACGCCGGCACGCACGACGCCCAGAACCGCCCCGCGGGCCTGCGCGGCGACCTTTCGGAGCAGTACCTGCGCCGTATCGGCGTGCTGCGTCTGGACCGCGAGCACGCGGGTGGCGCGGGCGCCGTCGTCGAACGCGTCCAGTTCCGCTCCCTGACCACCGACGTGCCGCCTCCCTCGTGGAGCGGGGAGAAGGTGTCCGACCGGCCCGTCGTCCGTGAGCTGCCCTGGTGGGCCGTTCCGGCGAGCGACCGCGCGGACGCGGTGACGGAGGCGAGCGCCCGATGA
- a CDS encoding 2Fe-2S iron-sulfur cluster-binding protein: MARFHPLPVAAVDRITDDSVALTFTVPAELREDYRHSAGQHLALRRVVDGTEIRRTYSICSPAPASDGEGPRTLRVGVRLVDGGAFSTYALKEIAVGDEVEVMLPAGRFTLEPSAGLYAAVVGGSGITPVLSIVSTLLAREPDARFCLIRSDRTSASTMFLEEVADLKDRYPQRFQLVTVLSREEQQAGLPSGRLDQERLAGLLPALLPVDRVAGWFLCGPMGLVQGAERALRGLGVTRARIHEEIFHVDAGITTASAVPAPAHSTVTARLDGRGGTWPVQAGESLLDAVLRNRPDAPYACKGGVCGTCRAFLVSGEVRMDRNFALEPEETEAGYVLACQSHPATEKVELDFDR; this comes from the coding sequence ATGGCTCGCTTCCACCCGCTCCCGGTGGCCGCGGTCGACCGGATCACCGACGACTCCGTGGCCCTGACCTTCACGGTGCCCGCGGAACTGCGCGAGGACTACCGGCACTCCGCGGGCCAGCATCTGGCCCTGCGCCGCGTGGTCGACGGCACCGAGATACGCCGTACGTACTCCATCTGCTCACCGGCCCCCGCCTCCGACGGCGAGGGACCGCGCACCCTGCGGGTCGGAGTACGGCTGGTCGACGGCGGCGCGTTCTCGACGTACGCGCTCAAGGAGATCGCCGTCGGCGACGAGGTGGAGGTGATGCTTCCGGCGGGACGCTTCACCCTGGAGCCCTCGGCAGGCCTGTACGCGGCGGTGGTGGGCGGCAGCGGGATCACCCCGGTGCTGTCGATCGTCTCGACGCTGCTGGCGCGGGAGCCGGACGCGCGGTTCTGCCTGATCCGCAGCGACCGTACGTCGGCCTCGACGATGTTCCTGGAGGAGGTCGCCGACCTCAAGGACCGCTATCCGCAGCGGTTCCAGCTCGTGACGGTCCTCTCCCGGGAGGAGCAGCAGGCCGGGCTCCCGTCCGGGCGCCTCGACCAGGAGCGGCTGGCCGGGCTGCTTCCGGCGCTGCTGCCCGTGGACCGGGTGGCGGGATGGTTCCTGTGCGGGCCGATGGGACTCGTACAGGGTGCCGAGCGGGCGCTGCGCGGACTCGGAGTGACGCGGGCACGGATCCACGAGGAGATCTTCCACGTGGACGCCGGCATCACGACGGCGTCCGCCGTACCGGCTCCCGCGCACAGCACGGTGACCGCACGCCTCGACGGCCGCGGCGGCACCTGGCCCGTCCAGGCCGGCGAGTCGCTGCTGGACGCGGTGCTGCGCAACCGTCCTGACGCGCCGTACGCATGCAAGGGCGGCGTGTGCGGCACCTGCCGGGCGTTCCTGGTCTCGGGCGAGGTGCGGATGGACCGCAACTTCGCGCTGGAACCGGAGGAGACGGAGGCCGGGTACGTACTGGCCTGCCAGTCCCATCCGGCCACGGAGAAAGTGGAGCTGGACTTCGACCGCTGA
- the paaC gene encoding 1,2-phenylacetyl-CoA epoxidase subunit PaaC, translating to MTPTVTTAAALALGDDALVLSHRLGEWAGHAPVLEEEVALANIALDLLGQARVLLSMAGDEDELAYLREERAFRNLQLVEQPNGDFAHTIARQLYFSTYQRLLYAQLAAGESEFAPLAAKAVKEVAYHQDHAEQWTLRLGDGTDVSHGRMRRACDALWRFTGEMFQPVEGVDIDWEGTRAAWLESVGATLRRATLPVPEGPQSGAWAAGAGRQGLHTESFGRMLAEMQHLHRSHPGASW from the coding sequence GTGACTCCCACCGTGACCACCGCGGCGGCCCTGGCCCTCGGCGACGACGCCCTGGTGCTCTCGCACCGTCTGGGGGAGTGGGCCGGCCACGCGCCCGTCCTCGAAGAGGAGGTCGCCCTGGCCAACATCGCGCTGGACCTGCTCGGCCAGGCCCGGGTTCTGCTGTCCATGGCCGGTGACGAGGACGAGCTGGCGTATCTCCGCGAGGAGCGCGCCTTCCGCAACCTCCAGCTGGTCGAGCAGCCGAACGGCGACTTCGCGCACACCATCGCCCGCCAGCTCTACTTCTCCACCTACCAGCGACTTCTCTACGCTCAACTGGCAGCCGGGGAAAGCGAGTTCGCCCCACTCGCCGCCAAGGCCGTCAAAGAGGTCGCCTACCACCAGGACCACGCCGAGCAGTGGACACTGCGGCTCGGTGACGGCACGGACGTGAGCCATGGGCGGATGCGCCGGGCGTGCGACGCGCTGTGGCGCTTCACCGGTGAGATGTTCCAGCCGGTCGAGGGCGTCGACATCGACTGGGAGGGAACGCGGGCCGCCTGGCTGGAGTCCGTGGGAGCCACCCTGCGCCGTGCCACGCTGCCGGTCCCCGAGGGGCCGCAGTCGGGGGCGTGGGCGGCGGGCGCCGGGCGCCAGGGACTGCACACCGAGTCCTTCGGGCGGATGCTCGCCGAGATGCAGCATCTGCACCGCAGCCACCCGGGGGCGTCATGGTGA
- a CDS encoding rhodanese-like domain-containing protein, giving the protein MSFGAGVPTVGVDNLAVEDFLLDVREDDEWEAGHAQGALHIPMSEFVARYGELTEAAPQDGRVNVICRSGGRSAQVTMYLVQQGVDAANVEGGMQTWEAAGRPVVNGKGEPGFVL; this is encoded by the coding sequence ATGAGTTTCGGAGCTGGTGTGCCCACGGTCGGGGTCGACAATCTCGCGGTCGAAGACTTCCTGCTGGACGTCCGGGAGGACGACGAGTGGGAGGCAGGTCACGCCCAGGGGGCGCTGCACATCCCCATGAGCGAGTTCGTCGCCCGGTACGGCGAGCTGACCGAGGCGGCCCCGCAGGACGGCCGGGTCAACGTGATCTGCCGCTCCGGTGGCCGTTCGGCCCAGGTCACGATGTACCTGGTCCAGCAGGGCGTCGACGCCGCGAACGTCGAAGGCGGCATGCAGACCTGGGAGGCCGCGGGCCGCCCGGTCGTGAACGGCAAGGGCGAGCCCGGCTTCGTGCTGTAG
- a CDS encoding HTTM domain-containing protein: MSRFAPTVARGIARVTESALGPYQSAVIRIGFAATWLLFLLREYPHRQEMYGPDGPWSWDLARQLVASNHAFTVLVWTDSQMWFETVYALAALTGALLLVGWRTRTMSVIFMIGVLSLQNRSVFMGDGGDNVLHLMSIYLVFTRCGQVWSLDARRDRRAREARARGERPRPDRAGPALWAGFGVVLAVATGAGRIDGGVLGGWLTVLWGLWAVQGLWWTVGRVARTAEPRVLLDVVANLVHNAALMIIMAEACLIYATAGWYKIQGSRWQDGTAVYYPLHLESFSPWPALSDLLSAHGTIVMLVTYGTVVVQVAFPFTLFNRRVKNVLLAAMMTEHAVIAVVLGLPFFSLAMIAADAVFLPTSFLLRLGGLVARARGGLFPRGGRTVPGPREPEPGVPEESGRAHVGFTA; the protein is encoded by the coding sequence ATGAGCCGATTCGCTCCGACGGTCGCGCGCGGCATCGCCAGGGTCACGGAGTCCGCCCTCGGCCCGTACCAGAGCGCCGTGATCCGTATCGGCTTCGCCGCCACCTGGCTGCTGTTCCTGCTGCGCGAGTACCCCCACCGCCAGGAGATGTACGGGCCCGACGGACCCTGGAGCTGGGACCTCGCCCGGCAGCTCGTGGCGAGCAACCACGCCTTCACGGTCCTGGTGTGGACCGACAGCCAGATGTGGTTCGAGACCGTGTACGCCCTCGCCGCCCTCACCGGCGCCCTGCTGCTGGTGGGATGGCGGACCCGCACGATGTCCGTGATCTTCATGATCGGCGTGCTGTCGCTGCAGAACCGCAGTGTCTTCATGGGGGACGGCGGGGACAACGTCCTCCACCTGATGTCGATCTACTTGGTGTTCACCCGCTGCGGCCAGGTGTGGTCCCTCGACGCGCGGCGCGACCGTCGCGCCCGTGAGGCACGCGCGCGTGGCGAGCGGCCCCGGCCCGACCGGGCGGGCCCCGCGCTGTGGGCGGGGTTCGGGGTCGTGCTGGCGGTGGCGACGGGCGCGGGACGGATCGACGGGGGCGTCCTGGGCGGCTGGCTCACGGTCCTCTGGGGGCTGTGGGCGGTGCAGGGTCTGTGGTGGACCGTCGGCCGGGTCGCCCGTACCGCGGAGCCGCGCGTCCTGCTGGACGTCGTGGCGAACCTCGTGCACAACGCGGCTTTGATGATCATCATGGCCGAGGCGTGCCTGATCTACGCGACCGCCGGCTGGTACAAGATCCAGGGCTCGCGCTGGCAGGACGGCACCGCCGTCTACTACCCCCTCCACCTGGAGTCCTTCTCGCCGTGGCCGGCCCTGTCCGACCTGCTGTCCGCGCACGGCACGATCGTGATGCTCGTCACCTACGGCACGGTCGTCGTGCAGGTCGCCTTTCCCTTCACCCTGTTCAACAGGCGGGTCAAGAACGTCCTGCTGGCGGCCATGATGACCGAGCACGCCGTGATCGCCGTGGTCCTCGGGCTGCCGTTCTTCTCGCTCGCGATGATCGCCGCGGACGCCGTGTTCCTGCCGACGTCCTTCCTGCTGCGCCTGGGCGGACTGGTGGCACGCGCGCGTGGAGGGCTGTTCCCCCGCGGCGGCCGTACGGTGCCGGGGCCCCGGGAGCCCGAGCCGGGCGTCCCGGAGGAGTCCGGGCGCGCGCACGTAGGCTTCACCGCATGA
- the paaD gene encoding 1,2-phenylacetyl-CoA epoxidase subunit PaaD gives MVTATALEEELRRLAGSVLDPELPVLTLDDLGVLRAVHVLSADSVEVELTPTYTGCPAVEAMSMDIERVLHEHGIRDVSVRTVLSPAWSTDDISDEGRRKLREFGIAPPRGGRPAGPVALGLGPTRTITDAPELDPVRCPSCGSADTELLSRFSSTACKALRRCLSCREPFDHFKEL, from the coding sequence ATGGTGACGGCGACCGCCCTGGAGGAGGAGCTGCGCAGACTGGCCGGCTCCGTACTCGACCCCGAACTCCCCGTTCTCACCCTGGACGATCTCGGTGTGCTGCGCGCCGTGCACGTCCTCAGCGCCGACTCCGTCGAGGTCGAACTGACCCCGACCTACACCGGCTGTCCGGCCGTCGAGGCCATGTCCATGGACATCGAGCGGGTGCTGCACGAGCACGGCATCCGCGATGTGTCCGTGCGTACGGTGCTCAGTCCCGCGTGGTCGACGGACGACATCTCGGACGAAGGCCGCCGCAAACTGCGGGAGTTCGGAATAGCACCACCGCGTGGCGGGCGTCCCGCCGGTCCGGTGGCGCTCGGCCTGGGCCCGACCCGGACGATCACCGACGCGCCGGAGCTTGACCCCGTCCGCTGCCCGTCCTGCGGCTCGGCCGACACCGAGCTGCTCAGCCGCTTCTCGTCCACCGCGTGCAAGGCGCTGCGCCGCTGTCTGTCCTGCCGCGAACCGTTCGACCACTTCAAGGAGTTGTGA